In Colletes latitarsis isolate SP2378_abdomen chromosome 12, iyColLati1, whole genome shotgun sequence, the sequence GTGAAAGTGGCATACTGTGGTAGCTCTTCCAACGCTGTGGGTTTCCCGTGATGGTAGTGAGAAAACCATTCTGCGAAACCCTCTTGAGCATCGAGATAAGTTTTGTAGCAAAGGTATTCTCGAATCGACGAAGACGCTCTTTTCGATAAGTTGTTCGTTATCGTGAGATTCGTTATGGTGCCCTCCATCGTTGGATATTCAGCCATAACGGACTCGATAGAATCCGCTGGAATCTGAACAAAGGGTTAACAAACGAAAGGACCTTCGAATTCTTTCGAGCTAATTAAATTCATTCCTCGACACTGTACCTTGTTAAATGCTTTCCGCGCGGCGTCTATTTTCTCATTGGTCAAGAAGTATCTTATGAGTGCGTTAGTTTGCCACAACACCTCCTCCCGTTGACTTTGATAAAATATTAACCAGTCCAACGCGTTGATTTTTTCCATATCCGCATCGGTTATAGTGCCCTTCAAATCCGTGGGATCGATATCCACGTTTTTGAAACGTATACTTTCTACCACTAGTTTAGTGATCGCCTCCACGTTCAGATTCGCGTCTTCTGCCGCGGTCAAGCATTTCTTCCGTTGCTCGTAATCTTTTATGGTCTCCAAATAACTCGCATAACTCGTTACTTGAGCCTCCTGGGGCAGCATGGCCGTATAAAAAGCGATCAAAATTGGGTCGTCCATTTCGAttaaaacgtgaacgtacgccGATAGAACTTTATCTCCGACTTTATCGTTCGTATTTTTCCCAATTTGTCGAAAGAAAAATACCAGGTGCGCCAAAAATCGTAAAAAGTGAGGATCGCAAACCTTCCTATCTATCATGCTCTCCACTTCTTCCATTAACTtcggtatgtgatccaaaattaAGTATTTCTGAATGAGGTGATCGGGCTCGTTTGACTGTGCGCGGATAATCGGATTTTTCGATGCATGGAGTTCTTTGAAAACGTCTTCCAACGAGCTCTCGTTCTTCCAATAATCGTCCACCATGTTCGTAAAATTTTTTATCGCTAAATCCCTCACCACTCTTTCGACTTTTATGTCCAATAGCGTTTTCATATAAGCCCAGAGCGCATCTTGCCACGAAGACGCTACTTGTAGCATTTGTTGAACGTTTCCGCAAAGACTAGCATAAATAGACCGATAAAATTGACCTAAATACAAAAGATAATTCCTATTAGCAGAAATTCCTTTATCTGTTCTCTTAAATATGCAAATAATAAAGAACTATTACCTACGCGTTTATCTTGAGAAAGTTCCCACGCGCAAAGTTTCCAAAGACTTCTAGTAGGATTCCCCTCTATAGGTAATTTAATGTCAGACAATGGATTTCTATAATTAGGATCGTGATAAGGTATCCACCCTAATAAACAAGCAGCTCTCCAAGGCTGTCCACAGTTTTCAGCCAATGCTTGCGCCTTTTGAAGACGACCGCAACGTacctatttaataaaatatattttctatattatactatcctgtgaaatttgttccatttttttgttttattcaaattttcaaTCGAGAATCTTATACCTCTATAAACATTCTTTTCTCGAGTCTTGCATTATCTTCCCTGTCCAGATCATGCAGAGGTTTACCTTCTCTTATCGTTGCATCTGGATCAAGAGACGACACTAGTGGTCTAGACAACCCAAAAGGAATTTGATCTCTGTCTTTAATTGCTAGTTGTCTCACTGTATTCTCCCAAGCAAGTGTCTTTTCTGTAAAATGTTCGATGGATGGATATTTATCTGCCTGATCCAATGCATTCTTTTCCAACCAATCGATTATCAACTGATATTCTCTAATGTATCTCTCTGTTTTGAATAAGTTATCTATTATGAGTTTTTCGGATATGTAAGTGATATTTTCGTCAGAGTCCTCTTCCATTGGAGTAGGAAAATTAAGACTGTTTATTCTATTTTGATATAGACAATAAATGAGCCTCCATGTATTCCTTTCATTTTCTAACGAAACTTCTTCTTCCGACACTTTTGTAGTTTCTACTTTGGACTGCATACCTGTAAGACAAAAATGTATTACGTAAAGAATGAAGTAACACTGgcattaattaatataattcaaAATGTTATAGTCTGATTCTTACCTCTCATTATATCTAACGTATCCGAACAGTTCTGAATGAAATCTGCAATTGTGTCAAATACTTGTGCTTCGGAGAAGTTCATCTGTATACTATGCAAGAAGTCGTAATACAATTTAGACATGACATCGCGCCATGGTTCTTTTGCTTTCAAAATTATACCAGTTGCAGTACTATCTTCCATCATTTCCCTCAATGTAAGCTCGTTCTTATCCATAGCAACCACGATATCACGCATTTCGTGCGGCGCGATCGTTATCGAATCATCCATATCCAAAACATCATGACTCTTCATTAATCTCGAACTGAAATACGATCTGCTCAACATTTTTGGGCTATTGGTATCGTTCAGTGAACACGAATCATCCGAATCTTTTCGTAGATGATTACTTTGTAACGATATCCTCTTGGGAGTTGTGCTCTTTCCACTTAACCTCAAAAATGACTTTCGTTGAGCATTTTCTTGATTATGCATTTGAATAGATCGCTCCAAATTTTCGGTGGTATCGTTTATCGAATCCATTGTTAAACTGTTGCTTGGAAATCCACTAGTGTTAACTGAAACTAACTTGCTCTATCCGAATGTTTACAAAAGCGTGATCATTGACAATCGCGTGCCGGTTTTCGAATTTCACACTAGTACCACTATTAAGTAGTATCGATCAGTACCAATagtaagatgtgaaattttttaaagtttATTACGGCGTATACTTCAGACTGTATCGTTattacttttttaaaaatttgtataaagtAAAATATGACAATCGATGAAATTAATTCTCGCAGAGTACAAGAAGAAtacaagaagctcgaacttgcagccaAACACCTCATCATTCACGCCACGCTGTGAACCTTCGGTGCATTTTTGGCATCTCTAGTCAAGAGAGCCGCTCAAGTTTGCGTGGAATAGTACGTTATTttgaacgatagatggcgcttgtttttcgacctcaaaccctctggtgttaaaacgcccaagtttgtcatggaatagttcgttaccttcaacgccagatggcgcttatttatcgacctcaggccctctggtgctaaaacgcccaagtttgtcgtggaataattcgttaccttcaacgctagatggcgcttatttatcgacctcaggccctctggtgctaaaacgcccaagtttgtcgtggaatagttcatatcgtccacgctagatggatttctcgataaacttgggctttttagcaccagagggcctgaggtcgataaataagcgccatctagcgttgaagataacgaattattccacgacaaacttgggcgttttagcaccagagggtttgaggttgagaaataagcgccatctagcgttgaaaataatgtactatttcacgacaaacttagGTGGTTCCCTCGGCGAggcggttcgaaattacttcAGGTAGCtttgagaatcgagaaagagagcatatgtcagtttacctttgtcgattttccgaAACACGacaagctcacgtacatacgcgtgatctgtcatcTCCGCTACAtataaaccagagatgccagacgaagcgccgagtgcaccatggacacgtctcatgggagttaagagaggcaagctcacatttgccttctcgctcttgaacaactgaaatccgacctcacgtcaacggcatacgattcggaatctcgactgcccaggtatttttacttgcctttcctagagttcattactaaactctgcaaattactcctggtttctatatgCCTCTAATGACCTCCGATGACCAGTGCTGGCAAAAGTAcaaaactcccgacaactttttacaccatacagcgactgttactgactgctcctgattactgcaagcctctgctggactctgctgaccatcgcttatatttctgacaacttataacgattactactgacttctgctaccctctgttggtctttgctgatctccgtcagcgtgtgcttgtctctgctgaactttcctggcctctgccgaacgctactgaccactgcaggtatttctgataatgtataacaattaatacttactactgcatgcccctacaagtctctgtttgcttttgcaggtttctgcttgcctatgcatgcctttgctggcctctgctgaacactgctgaccacccctgatgcttctgacatcgtataacaattactacatgctactgttcgcccctgctgatctctgcttgccactgcatgcctctgctcgtctccgctgaccgctgctgaccacctctgatgcttctgacaacatataacgcttactacttgctactattcgcccctggttatctctgcttgcctctgctggactctgctgaccattgcttatatttctgacaacctataacgattactactgacttctgctaccctctgttggtctttgctaatctctgtcagcgtgtgcttgtctctgctgaactttcctggactCTGCCGaatgctactgaccactgcaggtatttccgataatctataacgattaatacttactactgcatgcctctACAAGtccctgcttgcctttgcaggtttctgtttgcctgtgcatgcctttgctggcctctgttgaacactgctgaccacacctgatgcttctgacattgtataacaattactacatgctaatgttcgcccctgctgatcactgcttgccactgcatgcctctgctcgtctctgctgaccgctgctgaccacctctgatgcttctgacaacatataacgcttactacttgttactattcgcccctggtgatctctgcttgccactgctggcctctgctgaccaccgcttatatttctggcaacgtacaacgattacgactggctactgttagtctctcccagcctctgctgaccgctgctgaccactcctggcatttctgacaacgtataacgattactactgacgtctgccagcctccgctggcctctgctgaccgctgctgaccactcctgttacttctgacaacgtataacgattacgactggctactgtcagcctctcccagcttctgctgacctctgctgaccacccccgatgcttctggcaacgtataacgattacaacttgctactgcttgcccctgctagtctctgcatgcctctgcatccctctgcatccctctgctgacctctgctggcccctgctgaccacgctgacctttgttaataacttctaacatgatgtacatgtattaaaactttgtataatgtaaatctatgacaataaatgatataatttcaaagaattctatgtgttcctatcacttttacctttcttttcttctccccattattcccttagttataagaaaccgtttctctacttaaaactggaattccaaagtgcccggagcgttttctgaaatgccggtgaccttgacccactttcgaaactgggtcaaggccaaatcctgattcccaaagcgcccggaat encodes:
- the Nup107 gene encoding nuclear pore complex protein Nup107 is translated as MDSINDTTENLERSIQMHNQENAQRKSFLRLSGKSTTPKRISLQSNHLRKDSDDSCSLNDTNSPKMLSRSYFSSRLMKSHDVLDMDDSITIAPHEMRDIVVAMDKNELTLREMMEDSTATGIILKAKEPWRDVMSKLYYDFLHSIQMNFSEAQVFDTIADFIQNCSDTLDIMRGMQSKVETTKVSEEEVSLENERNTWRLIYCLYQNRINSLNFPTPMEEDSDENITYISEKLIIDNLFKTERYIREYQLIIDWLEKNALDQADKYPSIEHFTEKTLAWENTVRQLAIKDRDQIPFGLSRPLVSSLDPDATIREGKPLHDLDREDNARLEKRMFIEVRCGRLQKAQALAENCGQPWRAACLLGWIPYHDPNYRNPLSDIKLPIEGNPTRSLWKLCAWELSQDKRVGQFYRSIYASLCGNVQQMLQVASSWQDALWAYMKTLLDIKVERVVRDLAIKNFTNMVDDYWKNESSLEDVFKELHASKNPIIRAQSNEPDHLIQKYLILDHIPKLMEEVESMIDRKVCDPHFLRFLAHLVFFFRQIGKNTNDKVGDKVLSAYVHVLIEMDDPILIAFYTAMLPQEAQVTSYASYLETIKDYEQRKKCLTAAEDANLNVEAITKLVVESIRFKNVDIDPTDLKGTITDADMEKINALDWLIFYQSQREEVLWQTNALIRYFLTNEKIDAARKAFNKIPADSIESVMAEYPTMEGTITNLTITNNLSKRASSSIREYLCYKTYLDAQEGFAEWFSHYHHGKPTALEELPQYATFTEKVAYEHKKTQYNVEMERWKCTMQHHTKAVKQLLFNVLLFPDGGWLVDSNTNNAKSRTLTEKSRDRQMEKLRELCIPKITLLLHSVMSEMNEHAGCIQLADILASEQYQLYKVFQKDRLCEVFKKICESSIILMDEKKDPWGYPK